From the Equus caballus isolate H_3958 breed thoroughbred chromosome 9, TB-T2T, whole genome shotgun sequence genome, the window GCAGACCACATGGGCGATGAAGGTGCCGATGAGGATGCCCACCACCATCAGTCCCATGCCCAGCACGAAGCCGTACAGGTAGCCAGCGGCCACGTTGAGCACGATGTAGCCCCAGCCGCAGGGGAACGAGACCACGATGAAGCCCACTATGAAAAGCAGGACCCCCAGCAGCGAGTCGAGACTCTCTACCCAGAGCAGGAGGTGCTGCAGATAGCGGCGGACCAGGGCCAGGGAAGCGAAGCACAGCGCGGCCAGCAAGCAGACCAGCACGAGGCTCCGGCACCAACAGGTGCTGCCAAGGCAGCAGCAGCGCCAGTTTCTCACCTCCGCCACGCCGACCACCAccccgccgccgctgccgctcCCGGGGCCGCCCGCCAAGGCCCCGCCCAGCGCCGGCAGCTCCGAGGCCGCAGGCGGACCGTGGCGCTCCAGACAGGCGCCGAGCAGGGCGCCcgaggccgccgccgccgccgccgccgcgctcgccccgcccccgcgggAAGGGCGATCCGCCCGGTCGTCCCCGTCCGCCGCCCTCGGCAGGGCCCAGCGGGCCGGCAGCTCGGCACAGCCCGGGAGGGCGGCGTGCTGCAGGAGCCGGGGGAGCGCCTGGAGCAGGCTCCCACCGGGGCTCCACATGCCTTGGCCCGACTCGGGCCCTCAGCCGGCCAACCCTTCCGCCGCGGCGCCCGTCAGGCAGCGGCCCTTCATGGCGCTGCGCACGCCCGACCTCGACTCTCTGCGTCCGCTCAGCGGGTAGGAGACGGCCGGAGGAAAGGGCGAAGACTCGGCAGCGGAGGAACGGCCCCGCGGAGAGTGCGAAAACTCCGGGCGCCGCACCGGCCGAGCCCGCCCCCTTTCGGCCAGCGGGGCGGGGCCTCAGGCgcgctggggcggggcctggagcgAGCGGTATCCTGGCCACGCCCCCGTGACGTACaattctccccttcccccacccctccccggcTGCGAGGGAGCTGTGCGGGAGGGGGGTGGCGGCAGCCGCGTCGAAGGCCGGGGCTGTGGGCTGCTGAATGGAGCGGCTAGGAGGGGAGAAGAAGCCGAGGGAATGGGGGCGCCGGAGAGAAAGGGGCACCAGAGTCGATGACGGGCGGGGCGCCCGGCGCCCTCCCTGCCTTCCCAAACGGGCGCGCGCTCTTCCCCTCGGACTCGGTCCCAGTCCGCAAGCTGCTTGGACCCTAGCCCAATACCAATTTGTCGTTTCTGTAGTAACCTCTAATCAGAGCGGGCAGCTGTCGGGGTCGCTCACATCCACAGCTTCTTTGGGACACTGGAGGAAGAAGAGTTCTT encodes:
- the TMEM64 gene encoding transmembrane protein 64; translation: MWSPGGSLLQALPRLLQHAALPGCAELPARWALPRAADGDDRADRPSRGGGASAAAAAAAASGALLGACLERHGPPAASELPALGGALAGGPGSGSGGGVVVGVAEVRNWRCCCLGSTCWCRSLVLVCLLAALCFASLALVRRYLQHLLLWVESLDSLLGVLLFIVGFIVVSFPCGWGYIVLNVAAGYLYGFVLGMGLMVVGILIGTFIAHVVCKRLLTAWVAARIQSSEKLSAVIRVVEGGSGLKVVALARLTPIPFGLQNAVFSITDLSLPNYLMASSVGLLPTQLLNSYLGTTLRTMEDVIAEQSVSGYFVFCLQIIVSIGLMFYVVHRAQVELNAAIVACEMELKTSLVKGNQPNTSGSSFYNKRTLTFSGGGINIV